The stretch of DNA TTTTTTTCGATACAGCCAAACAGCAGCGGCTTGACCTGGATGTACCTGCATATTTCCGTATATTCTGGGATTTGCTCAGCAGGACAGCGGCATTTGATCCATCCGGATGGCCGGATGATATTCCGGAAAATCCGGATGAAGCATTGTGGGAGTATTGCTTCGGCGGAGAGAAATATTTCATGTATTGCGCAACGCCGGCGCATCAGCAAAAGAAAAGCCGGAAATTCCCTTGTATGATGCTTGCCATCACGCCTAGATGGGTGCTGGAGGAATTCAAATCGAAGCCAAGGGCTGCCGCAAGCATCAAACAGAAAATACGAGGACGGATTACAGCTTACGATGACAATGACATCCATCCGGATTTGAACGCATACGGCAATCCGGATAATCATGAATGGAAGCAATACTTCCTACATGACGATAATACATCCCCTTCCAAATGCCCTTTTCATAGAAGCAAGCGAGACTGATGGATTCTGCCGGTTCTTCCCATACCACCCATTTACAAATCATGCTAGAATAATAGCAGGAGGAATACGTATGAAACTATTGCATACCGCTGATTGGCACCTGGGTAAGATTGTCAACAGCGTACATATGACAGAAGATCAGGCTTTCATCTTGGAGCAGATAAAAGAGATAATCGATAGAGAACAGCCCGATGCGGTCATCGTTGCGGGCGATTTATATGATCGGGCCATCCCGCCGCGCGATGCAGTCGAATTGCTGAATGATACTTGGAACTGGCTGGTCGGTGAGAAGGAAATTCCGGTGTTGTCGATCAGCGGCAATCATGATAGTCCGGATCGCCTTGATTTTGGCAGTCAGCTATTCAAAGCAAGCAAACTATTCATCGAAACGAGGCTGCGGCCCGGATTGAGTCCAGTCACTTTGGAGGATGGGCACGGACCAGTGCATTTTCATCTGATTCCCTATACGGAACCAGCGGATGTGCGGGCATTTTTCGAAGATGACAGCATCACGACCCACCAGCGGGCAATGGAGCGCATCATTGCCTTTATTACCGATACGTACGATATGACAGAGCGGCATGTGTTTATCGGACATGCCTTCCTTGCCGGGGGCATGGAATCCGATTCGGAAGAGAGGCTGTCGATGATCGGGGGGAGCCCATATGTGGATGCTGCCCTGTTCGAACCTTTCACATACGCAGCCTTCGGTCACCTGCATCAAGCACAGCGCATCGGCAGTGATCATATCCGCTACAGCGGTTCACCGCTTAAATATTCCTTTTCGGAAGCGAACCACAAAAAATCGGTGACGATGGTGGAACTGGATGATACCGGATTCCGATCATTCGAGAAAATAGACCTTATCCCAAAACGGGACATGCGGGTGGTGGAAGGATATTTCGATGAGTTGATGGAAGGGACAGCCGGGAACAAAGATGACTATCTGCATA from Terribacillus sp. FSL K6-0262 encodes:
- a CDS encoding exonuclease SbcCD subunit D, with amino-acid sequence MKLLHTADWHLGKIVNSVHMTEDQAFILEQIKEIIDREQPDAVIVAGDLYDRAIPPRDAVELLNDTWNWLVGEKEIPVLSISGNHDSPDRLDFGSQLFKASKLFIETRLRPGLSPVTLEDGHGPVHFHLIPYTEPADVRAFFEDDSITTHQRAMERIIAFITDTYDMTERHVFIGHAFLAGGMESDSEERLSMIGGSPYVDAALFEPFTYAAFGHLHQAQRIGSDHIRYSGSPLKYSFSEANHKKSVTMVELDDTGFRSFEKIDLIPKRDMRVVEGYFDELMEGTAGNKDDYLHIRLLDDGQLLDPMGKLRKLYPNILRLERKARTGTSSISDIKQIKEKQRMSHMQLFAAFYEEMKGEAIPEHRQKHMEAIIQRLVEQERRS
- a CDS encoding YqcI/YcgG family protein: MTILFDGSDAHHAPLASWQQEALVALHKKLSDQQSRFPCIPAAVGHRLGQFRYGFAGDPTAADTAGQLADLLTIYGRQSKEFGHYTSLIVFFDTAKQQRLDLDVPAYFRIFWDLLSRTAAFDPSGWPDDIPENPDEALWEYCFGGEKYFMYCATPAHQQKKSRKFPCMMLAITPRWVLEEFKSKPRAAASIKQKIRGRITAYDDNDIHPDLNAYGNPDNHEWKQYFLHDDNTSPSKCPFHRSKRD